The genome window tTCTTACTCCTAACCAATCTCTCTAAATTTCAAAGTGCACACACATCACGAATGCCGAACACGTCAGTTCTCTTATTCACATCGAGTATCTGCCGTAAACTGAACTACCTTagaatgttacattttttaaaagtgttaattttggccctggccagttggctcagcggtagagcgtcggcctggcgtgcgggggacctgggttcgattcccggccagggcacacaggagaagcgaccatctctttctccaccccccccctccttcctctctgtctctctcttcccctcccgcagccaaggctccattggagcaaagatggcccgggcgctggggatggctccttggcctctaccccaggctctagagtggctccagtcgcggcagagcgacgccccgtggtgggcagagcgtcacccctggtgggcctgccatgccgggtggatcccagtcgggcgcatgcgggagtctgtctgactgtctctccctgtttccagcttcagataaataccccccccaaaataaataaataacatgtcCACCCACTGGAACTAACACTGACCaccccaattctcctcatccccATCGACAGAGCCCATGTGAGAGCCCGGAGGAGGAGGGGTCAGGGCACAGTCCCGGGTGCCCAGGCCTGGCTCTCAGGGTCTCTGTCCGAGGGCGGAATCTGGGCGGGGAAGGTCAGTGTTGGGGAGTCCTCATCTCCCCGATTTTACTTCTGCCTCTCACGTTGTGTGGGGTTCTCCTTCCAGGATACTCATGACGCGGCCACAGTTCTCACTTCTATTGGGTGACCGGTTTCTAGAGAAGCCAATCAGCGTCACCGCTGTCCGGGTTATATTGCCTTCGCGGACCCGCCCGACACAGATTCTCTCCAGACCTGTACAGTGTAGGGTACAGTGATGGGGTCCCCAAccttctttctgctgctctcgGGGGTCCTGACCCCGACCGGTGAGTGCGGGTTGGCGGGGAACGGCCTCTGCGGGGAGCAGCGAGGGGACCCGGCGGGGGCGCAGGATAGTGGGGTCGCGTGTCCACTACCCGGGTCCTGATCTCAGATCCTCTTAAATACCCAATTCCGCGACGTCCAGTCCTGACCCCACCGCTTACTCTGTCCCGCCCCTCCTGTCCCGCAGACCGCGGACCTGGAACCACGCCTCCAAGGGTCACGGTTCTCagcccctccccgtccccaggtCGCCACTCCCTGAGATATTTCATCACCGCCGTGTCCCGGCCCGGCCGCGCGGAGCCCCGGTACATCGATGTCGGCTACGTGGACGACAGGGAGTTCGTGCGGTTCGACAGCGACGCCGCGAGCCCGAGGGTGGAGCCGCGGGCGCCGTGGATGGAGCAGCCGTGGGTGGAGCAGGAGGACCCGCAGTATTGGGACCGGACCACGCGGAACTCCAAGAGCCACGAACAGATTTTCCGAGAGTACCTGATCGTCCTGCGCGGCTACTACAACCAGAGCGAGGACGGTGAGCCACGGGGGCGGGTTCCGGTCACGACCCCATCGCCACAGACCGATCGGGGTCTCCCAAGTGTCCGCGTCCGAGATCCATCCGAGACTGCGAAAGCCCCCACCCCACTTAGGAAGAGCTCGCGAGACTTTGACCGGATTTCGTATTCAGTTTAGGTTTAATCTCCGCGgtcggggcgggggcggggccgagtGGGCGGGGCTGACCGCGGGGCGGGGTCAGGGTCTCACACCATCCAGGGGATGTCTGGTTGCGAAGTGGCCAAGGACCGGCGCCTCCTCCGCGGGTACAGTCAGTTCGCCTACGACGGTACCGACTACATCGCCCTGAACGAGGACCTGCGCTCCTGGACCGCGGCCGACGCGGCGGCTCAGATCACCCGGCGCAGGTGGGAGGAGATCAGTGAGGCTGAGCGCTTCAGGAGCTACCTGGAGGGGGAGTGCGTGGAGTGGCTCCGCCTTTAcctggaaaaggggaaggagacgcTGCAGCGCGCAGGTACCCGGGCCGCTGGGCGCCCTCCTCTCCCCTCGGGCTGCGGCTCCTACACCCAGACAGGAATGGACCAGGATCAGAACACCGTCCTTGGGGTCGGTACATTCAGTCCCCTGACTTTCAGATTCAGGACCAGGCAGTGACGCCCCCTTTCCTCAGGGACAATTAGGGTGTAGTATTTCGGAGATCAAGAGACAACCCTGAACTAACCGGTCAGCGGTTCCCCTTGACTCTGGCCAATGACCCTGGGACACATGGGGGCTTTCTCCCTCAGACCTTGTTCTCTGTCCCCCACCCAGTGTGTGTGAGGCTTGACCTCTGCTTTTCTGGGTCATTTGGCCTCCACCACGTCAGAACCAGAATTCCGTTTTCTCCCCTCAGAGACCTGCATCCTACCCTGGGCTGTGTCATTCTCACATTAGAACTTTCTAAAAACCTAGAGATCATCTGGtcagctcagtggcagagcatcagccctgcctGTGGCTGCTCCAGTCcgatcccactcagggcacacaggagaacaaccagctgcttctccaccccctctttctcctctctctttctctttaccttCCTCAGCCATGGCGTGATTGGTTCCaaagagttggccccgggcactaagaATCTCTTGTGatctcttcctcaggcactaaaaatagcttagttgctgagctaCAGCCtgagatgggcatagcatcactcTGTAGTGGGTTTCCCCGGTGGATCTCAGTCTGGGGTAAGGGGTGCATATacggggtctgtctctctgcctcccatcctctcacttaaaaaataataataactaggaAATCATTTTAGATGCTTCTGTCGGAACTggtgtccctccccaccccagctgtTCTGTCCACTCAGATGCTCACATGACTGTTGCTGCAGTGGCCTGTGACAGATGCAAAGTTACAGAGTTTTCTCACCCTTGTCCTCAGACCCCCCAAAGGCACACGTGACCCACCACCCCATCTCTGACCGTGAGGTCACCCTgaggtgctgggccctgggcttcTACCCTGCGGAAATCACCCTGACCTGGCAGCGTGACGGGCAGGACCTGACCCAGGATATGGAGCTCGTGGAGACCAGGCCTGCGGGGGACGGGAGCTTCCAGAAGTGGGCGGCCGTGGTGGTGTCCCCTGGAGAGGAGCAGAGCTACACGTGCCATGTGCAGCACGAGGGGCTGCCTGAGCCCCTGACCCTgagatggggtgaggaggggacgtGGGCACAGAGCCTCTTCTCAGGGAGCAGGGGCCTCTGGAGGACTTCAGCAGGGTcgggtctgtggcctgggggtcagggccctcaccttcccttcccttcccagagcCTCCTCAGGCCACCGTCCCCACTGTGGTCACCATTGCTGTCCTGGTCCTCCTTGGAGCTGTGGTCTCTGGAGCTGTAGTGGGAGCAGTGATGTGGAGGAGGAGGCGCTCAGGTAGGGAAGGGTGGGGTCTGAGTTTCTTGTCCCACAGGGGGTTTCAAGCCCAGGAAGAAGTGTATTTGCTTCATTAATGAGAAGTACCATCTCCACACACGTGTGGTTGCCCAGTCTAGGGCTGTTTGCTAACACTTACTCGTGAGACACGTGTGAACATGAGGGACAGATTTATCACCTTGATGAATATGATGGCAATCACAggtcagaggggagggtcctgagaggACAGACCCACTGGAGGATGTTTGGTTCAGTCCCACACATATACTTTCCTCAAGTTTCTTGACCCTGCTCTGGGTCTGTAGTCACAGTTCTGGAAACATCTCTGGGGCCCAGGACTAGGGTACCTTTAGGACCtcatggccctgcctcctccctgatCTCTCACAGGATGTTTTCTTCCCACAGGTGGGAATGGAGGGAGCTACGCTCAAGCTGCCAGTGAGTATGGAGGGAGTGACCCCTGAGACCCTGTGTCAGTACAGACAGAAGCCATGGGGTGACCCCACCCCACATAGCTCCTCCTTTAGTCTCCTGTCCTGTGGCCTCAAACCACGTCCTGTTGTGTTCTACCCCAGGCAGTGACAGTGCCCAGGGCTCTGATGTGTCTCTCACGGCTTCTGAAGGTGAGACCCTGATGAGGGAAGAGTTTGGGACAGATGGGACAGGTCTGGGTGATGGGGATTCTCTGGGATTTTTGAACATGATGTGCGTTATTGAGAATGTCACCAGTTACAGCCACTGACCTGAATTTGtttgtgattattttcttctacagCATGAGACAGCTGCCTTGTCGGGAACTGAATGACGGAAgatgcttcacacacacacacacacacacacacacacacacacacacacacgccagccATGTTTGTGACTTCAggaacctctcacttctctctctgcagAGGGCATCTGAAAGAGTCTGCATTCCTATCAGCATAGTGTGAGGAGGTGGGAGGCtggcccacccctgcccccaggtcCCCTCCCCACACTTCCCGGTCCAGCAGAGTCCTCTCTGGTCAGGAGAAAAGAACATCCCTTCTTTACTTCAGGTGCCCTGAGCTGcagctacttttttatttttgtaatttaattttttaaaaattttttagagacagagagagagaaatttgggaGAAGTGGGACGCATCAACTCTTAATAGTTTTtttcgtatgtaccttgaccgggtaagcccagagttttgcaccggtgacctcagggccaccacaggtcaggctgagctgtAGCACCTTACTGCCTTATTGAAATAAGACTCtaaatatagtttttttctttttctaaatgagatgaggggagatacagagacagactcctgcatgtgtcccaaccaggatccacctggtgatgccctatctggggctgatactcacaGATGAGCCATTTTttacacctgaggtggaggtttgctggagccatcctcagttccccgggtcaatgtgctcaaatcagtcCATCTGTGCCCGTGTGAcgggagagagagcagaaggggaggggtagaaacaaatggttacctctcctgtgtgccctgaccccgaATAGAAACCGGGGCTTCCACACCTTGGGcaaacactcaagctggtggccttggggttttgaacctgggtcctcaggagaGATGTTGGGTGGAGAAATTGACTTGGGAGGCAGCACATAGAGATAGTATTTAAAGCCTTGACAATGGAGGAGGAGACCCGGGCAGTGATGGCT of Saccopteryx bilineata isolate mSacBil1 chromosome 1, mSacBil1_pri_phased_curated, whole genome shotgun sequence contains these proteins:
- the LOC136331771 gene encoding saoe class I histocompatibility antigen, A alpha chain-like isoform X8 produces the protein MGSPTVLLLLSGSLVLTPTWAGRHSLRYFITAVSRPGRAEPRYIDVGYVDDREFVRFDSDAASPRVEPRAPWMEQPWVEQEDPQYWDRTTRNSKSHEQIFREYLIVLRGYYNQSEDGSHTIQGMSGCEVAKDRRLLRGYSQFAYDGTDYIALNEDLRSWTAADAAAQITRRRWEEISEAERFRSYLEGECVEWLRLYLEKGKETLQRADPPKAHVTHHPISDREVTLRCWALGFYPAEITLTWQRDGQDLTQDMELVETRPAGDGSFQKWAAVVVSPGEEQSYTCHVQHEGLPEPLTLRWEPPQATVPTVVTIAVLVLLGAVVSGAVVGAVMWRRRRSGGNGGSYAQAASSDSAQGSDVSLTASEA